From Leishmania braziliensis MHOM/BR/75/M2904 complete genome, chromosome 22, a single genomic window includes:
- the FPPS gene encoding farnesyl pyrophosphate synthase, with amino-acid sequence MTHMERFQRVYEEVQGFLLSDVEKRFEMDVHRKRYLKDMMDTTCLGGKYNRGLCVVDVAEAMAKDARMDAAAMERTLHDACVCGWMIEMLQAHFLVEDDIMDNSKTRRGRPCWYLHPGVTTQVAINDGLILLAWATQVALHYFADRPFLAEVLRVFHDVDFTTTIGQLYDVTSMVDSAKLDANVAHANTTDYVEYTPFNHRRIVVYKTAYYTYWLPLVMGLLVSGTAEKVDKEVTHKVSMVMGEYFQVQDDVMDCFTSPEKLGKIGTDIEDAKCSWLAVTFLAIAPAEKAAEFKANYGSADPAKVAVIKQLYAEQNLLARFEEYEQGIVAEVEQLIAVLEAQNAAFAASVKVLWGKTYRRQR; translated from the coding sequence ATGACGCACATGGAGCGCTTCCAGAGGGTCTACGAGGAGGTTCAGGGGTTCCTCCTCAGCGATGTGGAAAAGCGCTTCGAAATGGACGTCCATCGCAAGCGCTACCTAAAGGATATGATGGACACCACCTGCCTCGGGGGTAAGTACAACCGCGGTCTCTGCGTTGTGGacgtggcggaggcgatggcGAAGGATGCGCGGATGgacgcagcggcgatggAGCGCACTCTGCAcgacgcgtgcgtgtgcggctgGATGATCGAGATGCTACAGGCCCACTTCCTTGTGGAAGATGACATCATGGACAACAGCAAGACTCGCCGCGGCAGGCCGTGCTGGTACCTGCACCCCGGCGTGACCACGCAGGTGGCCATCAATGACGGCCTCATTCTACTGGCCTGGGCGACGCAGGTGGCACTTCACTACTTCGCCGACCGCCCCTTCCtcgccgaggtgctgcgcgtcTTCCACGACGTTGATTTCACCACCACGATTGGCCAGCTGTACGACGTCACGTCGATGGTGGACTCGGCGAAGCTGGACGCCAACGTGGCGCACGCCAACACGACGGACTACGTCGAGTACACCCCCTTCAACCATCGCCGCATCGTCGTGTACAAGACCGCCTACTACACCTACTGGCTACCACTGGTGATGGGCCTGTTGGTGAGCGGGACTGCGGAGAAGGTGGACAAGGAGGTAACGCACAAGGTGTCCATGGTGATGGGCGAGTATTTCCAGGTGCAGGACGACGTGATGGACTGCTTCACCTCGCCGGAGAAGCTGGGCAAGATTGGCACCGACATTGAGGACGCCAAGTGCTCGTGGCTCGCCGTCACCTTCCTGGCGATCGCCCCAGCAGAAAAGGCCGCGGAGTTCAAGGCCAACTACGGCTCCGCTGACCCAGCCAAAGTCGCTGTTATCAAGCAGCTGTACGCTGAGCAGAATCTGCTCGCCCGCTTCGAGGAGTACGAGCAGGGCAttgtggcggaggtggagcagctcaTCGCTGTGCTAGAGGCGCAGAATGCCGCTTTCGCGGCGAGTGTCAAGGTACTCTGGGGCAAGACCTACAGACGCCAGAGGTAA
- a CDS encoding intraflagellar transport protein-like protein, translating to MRAASRSGVGTSAGPGRQVGDRSYYIGLIRPKIAELSAEIERLQEQEQLIDRNSSVLTQLQQKSKSLQDDIAKLKDALADANVAVENSSSRDLAAVKDESARLEKQNIAQRKRVDDLFLAVKDTDAKTKATLQLLEEEIQQLDRRILNENQDYHSYTAIRDEAFAVSDMVLDRQHELRTLHAKQDLLMANLAGDPDKKRAAEMLRGILRKRRERKELQSQCSLSVKEEQEKLIGQLKAARSDIEVLERQVNDIRDTLQESRARQSALEEEVKNFSGENVQAFQELQEKDREMQIFIDEYPDKERAELDKIAEAQKNIADLLSRISQALEMQRQMPTENSADTLHNLATQVDAKRDQIQNDVKTHQRLEKELLERKVELDKVAHLDKKIKEELSSHSAKMAEQKVEMERFSDLAGLRVEVEDTRNVLNGQLAYYTRLRDGSKQQLNALTAQYEARKKELHTNDVFTTLSTQEQRIRMLWQSTFSLEDYVRLKEKDTQYLSTKAECLRIVDEVNLQLQNPSRIAGMGTAPLFSATSTH from the coding sequence ATGAGGGCAGCGTCGCGCAGTGGCGTCGGTACCTCTGCCGGTCCCGGACGTCAGGTTGGCGACCGTAGCTACTACATCGGGCTGATCCGCCCCAAGATTGCCGAGCTCTCGGCTGAGATTGAgcggctgcaggagcaggagcAACTCATCGACCGCAACAGCTCCGTgctcacgcagctgcagcagaagTCGAAGTCGCTGCAGGATGACATTGCAAAGCTGAAGGACGCGCTTGCGGATGCAAACGTTGCCGTAGAAAATTCTAGCTCACGCGACCTCGCTGCCGTGAAGGATGAGTCCGCGCGACTGGAGAAGCAGAACATCGCCCAGCGCAAGAGGGTCGACGACTTATTCCTCGCTGTGAAAGACACGGACGCCAAGACGAAGGCGACGTTGCAgttgctggaggaggagatccAGCAGTTGGACAGGCGCATTCTCAACGAGAACCAAGACTACCACTCCTACACAGCCATCCGCGACGAGGCCTTCGCGGTGTCGGACATGGTGCTGGATCGCCAGCACGAGTTGCGAACACTGCACGCGAAGCAGGATCTTCTGATGGCGAACCTCGCTGGTGACCCCGACAAGAAGCGTGCCGCCGAGATGCTGCGCGGCATTCTGCGCAAGCGacgggagaggaaagagctGCAGAGTCAATGCTCCCTCTCTGTtaaggaggagcaggagaagctGATTGGGCAGCTCAAGGCGGCCCGCTCCGACATCGAGGTGCTGGAGCGGCAGGTGAATGACATCCGCGACACGCTGCAAGAGTCGCGTGCTCGGCAAagcgcgctggaggaggaagtgaagaACTTCAGTGGTGAGAACGTGCAGGCCTTTCAGGAACTGCAAGAGAAGGACCGCGAGATGCAAATTTTCATTGACGAGTACCCCGACAAGGAACGGGCAGAGCTGGACAAGattgccgaggcgcagaagaACATTGCTGACCTGCTGAGCCGCATCTCACAAGCCCTGGAGATGCAGCGGCAGATGCCGACGGAAAACAGCGCTGACACCCTTCACAACTTAGCGACGCAGGTAGATGCGAAGCGTGACCAGATTCAGAACGACGTGAAGACCCACCAGCGACTGGAGAAGGAGTTGCTGGAGCGTAAGGTGGAGCTGGACAAGGTGGCACACCTCGACAAGAAGATCAAAGAGGAGCTGTCGTCGCACAGCGCCAAGATGGCGGAGCAGAAGGTGGAGATGGAAAGGTTCAGTGACCTTGCGGGGCTgcgggtggaggtggaggacacGCGCAATGTGCTTAATGGACAACTCGCTTACTACACGCGTCTACGAGATGggtcgaagcagcagctgaatgCGCTCACGGCTCAGTACGAGGCGCGTaagaaggagctgcacaCAAATGATGTGTTCACCACGCTTTCCACACAAGAGCAGCGTATTCGCATGCTGTGGCAGTCTACCTTCTCCCTAGAAGACTACGTGCGTctgaaggagaaggacaCGCAGTACCTCAGCACCAAGGCGGAGTGCCTGCGGATCGTCGATGAAGTGAATCTGCAGTTGCAGAACCCCTCGCGGATTGCCGGGATGGggacggcgccgctcttcagTGCCACTAGCACGCATTAG
- a CDS encoding putative mak-16-like RNA binding protein: protein MNHDDAMWNIMGQTFCSFKVKTNDDKVRFCRNPYNVTGLCQRGVCPLSNAQYATVIEHEDELYLYVKTAERAHLPRRQWEKVKLDVSFPKALAQIDDELQWWDQKLVIKVKARLLRLKQYLMRKRKMLMEPQDEYVSVNKRQEDKLLRREEKAEAAARIEMEIEKELLDRLRKGTYDSVINYNKEAFEKLLDEEENREDFEALEQEEDEEFPDFVMDEEDEEVADEQEAVRGGRNKSKSRKRDKLVIEEEVERELPPRQRSRLEDLEW from the coding sequence ATGAACCACGATGATGCCATGTGGAACATAATGGGGCAGACATTCTGCTCCTTCAAGGTAAAGACAAACGACGACAAGGTCCGCTTCTGCCGCAACCCATACAACGTGACTGGTCTCTGTCAGCGCGGTGTGTGCCCGCTGTCCAATGCGCAATACGCCACCGTCATTGAGCACGAGGATGAGCTGTACCTATACGTAAAAACTGCTGAGAGGGCTCacctgccgcggcggcaatgggagaaggtgaagcTCGACGTCTCCTTCCCAAAAGCTCTGGCGCAGATTGACGATGAGTTGCAGTGGTGGGACCAGAAGCTGGTGATCAAGGTCAAAGCCCGTTTGCTGCGGCTGAAGCAGTATCTGATGCGCAAGCGAAAGATGCTGATGGAGCCGCAGGACGAGTACGTGTCTGTGAACAAGCGGCAGGAGGACAAGCTGCTACGACgagaggagaaggcagaggcTGCGGCCCGCATTGAGATGGAGATCGAGAAGGAGCTGCTCGATCGTCTGCGCAAGGGCACCTACGATAGTGTCATCAACTACAACAAGGAGGCCTTCGAGAAGCTGCTtgatgaggaggagaaccGCGAGGACTTTGAGGCACTTGaacaggaggaggatgaggagttCCCTGACTTCGTgatggacgaggaggacgaagaggTAGCGGATGAGCAGGAGGCAGTGCGCGGCGGCCGAAACAAGAGCAAGAGTCGGAAGCGTGATAAACTTGTaatcgaggaggaggtggagcgggaGCTGCCACCGCGCCAGCGGTCACGCCTAGAGGACCTCGAGTGGTAG
- a CDS encoding Ca2+-binding EF-hand protein yields the protein MAALTDEQIREAFNLFDADGSGAIDAEEMALAMKGLGFGDLPRDEVERIIRTMHTDANGLVEYGAFEVMIKSRMAQKDSPEEILKAFQLFDLDKKGKISFANLKEVAKLLGENPGDDVLKEMIAEADEDGDGEVSFEEFKSVMLQMRGK from the coding sequence ATGGCCGCGCTGACGGACGAGCAAATCCGGGAGGCCTTCAACCTCTTTGACGCTGACGGCTCAGGGGCTATCGATGCGGAGGAGATGGCACTAGCGATGAAGGGTCTCGGCTTCGGTGATCTGCCGCGcgacgaggtggagcgcATCATTCGCACCATGCACACGGACGCCAACGGCTTGGTGGAGTACGGTGCATTTGAGGTCATGATCAAGTCGCGCATGGCGCAGAAGGACTCACCGGAGGAGATCCTCAAGGCTTTTCAGCTCTTCGACCTCGACAAGAAAGGCAAAATCTCCTTTGCGAACTTGAAGGAGGTTGCGAAGCTTCTGGGCGAGAACCCCGGGGACGATGTACTAAAGGAGATGATCGCCGAGGCTGATGAAgacggcgatggcgaggTGTCCTTTGAGGAGTTCAAGAGTGTGATGCTCCAGATGCGTGGCAAATAA